Within Actinomycetota bacterium, the genomic segment TGAGAGCGGGGAGGATCAGATGGCGAAGGAGCCCACGAACGTACTGATCGGCGGCTACCTGTCGACGGAGGCCGCCCACGAGGACTACGAGGCGGTCCTGAGCTGCGGCGCCGAGATCATGGGCGCCGTCGTCGTGAGCAAGGACCTCGAGGGCAACCTGTCGGTCGAGCAGACCGACCACATGGTCAAGGAGGGCGCCGAGGGCCTCGCCGGCGTCGGGTTCGTGGTCGGGCTGTTCGCGCCTCCGCTCCTGGCGGCAACCGCGATTGGAGCCATGATCGGTGCAGGCGCCGGGAAGGTCTTGCACGAGAGGACCGGCAGCAAGCTCGAGGAGGAGGCCGGGAAGACGATCCCTCTC encodes:
- a CDS encoding DUF1269 domain-containing protein, whose translation is MAKEPTNVLIGGYLSTEAAHEDYEAVLSCGAEIMGAVVVSKDLEGNLSVEQTDHMVKEGAEGLAGVGFVVGLFAPPLLAATAIGAMIGAGAGKVLHERTGSKLEEEAGKTIPLGGAGLIVAYKHDHAETIEPAVTRAIQKVVGEAEGRHVEALKGALADAQTKMAEPGG